GTGATTGGCCCAGCCAGTAATCTGTCTGAACGCGTGGTGAACCAGACgcatctgccagagcaaataaaaaactCACCGATTCATCTGGTCCGAGGGCTAAGTAGTAAACAGCCTACATTTTTATTACAATAGAATAGTGGTATGTTTTGAGACATGTATCTGAATGCCTTGTAcctttaataataattgtattggTACAGTATGAAATCCCAGAGTGAGGCTTTAACAACACCCACATGTTTTAAATAAGGAAACTAGCTCACGGCCACAAGAGCAGTGCTGTCTTGTAAGAAATGCTCCAAGACAAATTTCTTTGTCTTCTAGCCAAAAGCCtgtgtgatatatataatatagatatatattatatattatatatagatatatatatctaaggACTTTAGTAACATGTTTGGGGTTTGTAAGATTCAGGAAAATTTCAGGAGCTGAGTGACCCTCTGATAGTTAACactcacactacacactacgttAAAGTCTGTCTGATCATAGAATGAAATTTGGCATCTCTAAGAATTATTCATTTTGTGGCAGATCACTCACATGTGAACCTGGATAAAACAGCTGGTTGTTAAAAATATGACTGCCACCCCTTAAACTGTGACGCAGTAAATTGATTCAAGCTGACCTGAAAGCATGCTGTTTCGGCAATGTTCCACATGTTGCCAGCATGGCATGTAAAGCTTTTATTCTCAACCAATATCTGTGTGAACTGGACCAAATAATACGcacattgtgaaaaaaagaaattcccaTCACATCCTGACTTAACAGTGCATGTCTTCCTATGGTGTCACCACTCACCCAGAATTATAGTTTGAGGTTTAAGGTCAATACATCAAGCTGACATGTGCAACTGGAAGCGGGCTTGGACAATATTTTGATATGTGTCGGCGTGCAGTTTGCCGAGAGGAAGGTTTGATGTGTGAGGGAGTGCCATGATAGAAAAATGCAGGACTGAGAACTCACACTCAAACACTCCTTTGCAGAGAATGTtcttatatattttctttagaGAGAACTGTTTGTGACACAAACACAAGGACCAAATGGCAAATGCCTTTTGACCAACAGGAGTACCTTATTAGCAGTATTCTGCAGAACACATACGGAAATACAGTAGATCTTGCAGAAGagaagagattaaaaaaaacctttttggaATACTGTATGTGCTTTCCATGTTTTTCTTAAGTAGTCTGAGAAAAAATACAAGATTCACATTGGCACCACAGTGGACCCCTCTGATTCTCATAAGCTTGAAATAACCCCATAGAGACAACCCTCCACTTGGCATTTGGTGTGCTCCACTTTCCGCTAGAATGGCTCCATTTGATGGTAGCTTCTTCAACACTGCTCCAGTGAATATTGGACTGCCtaaccgtctctctctctctttcttcttcacaCCCACATATTTTCTGTTATTCTTTCTCAGCGAAGcatcctttcttcttcttcccttgCAGCGCACAACCTTTAAGCCACAAAAGTGCAGTCATAACTTTGTGAAAAAAATCAATGACAGTATTTCCTAAGGATaccatggaaataaaaaaaacctttagcATGGTGTGCCTGTAGTCTGGAGGGAATCAATTATTTATTACACAGGCCAGCAGTCACCAACCTCCTGCTgcatgaagcagcagcagcagatgcaaCAGCTGAATCATAGACCAGACTGTCTCCTGGACAAATGCTCAGATTCAGACACATGGCATAATGTATGACAGCATGTCTCACCAGTTATTTGTCACTATGAACTTTCCCAGAACTCATTTACAATATTAGCTACATCTGACAAAGTGAATGTAtgaaaagaatagtttgacatgttgagatatttgctttttttcagaGAGTCAGATGAGAAGGTCAATACCATGTCTCATGTCTATAGGGTATACAGTGCTACCACcaacagccagttagcttagcttagcataaagactggaaacacgggaaatagctagcctggctctgtccaaatgtCAAAGAATCTTCAACTGTCAACTATAAAACTCCCAAATTAACATAAGCCTATGTATATCTTAATTGTTTAATTCATACAAAAACCATTGTGTAAAATGACAAGGTATGGTTTATGCGCCAGGCTATTTTTAGGTGAGAGCAGTGACTTAACCCCCTGGTACcacaacttgtttttatttttgtgtgcagATGAGAATTTAATTCACAGTTTAATTAGCTTTACGTACCAGCTTGAGAGTGGTATCAGTCTTCTCAACTTTCTGCAAGAATGTGAATTTCCCAACATGTCAaactttttctttaaatcagAAGAAATAATATTGATCGATCACTCAGCTATGATGGTACTTCAACtcaaaaagttgaaaaagtaataaatatcATGCCATGTAAAAAACTCAAACTgacaaataacacattttatttttttgccgtCTCAAGAAAAGGCCTTAGGGACATGCTTCTTCACACTCCATCAAAGAGGCTGTCTGGTCCTCTAACAGGTTCTGTTATCGGTCTGTTCGTGTTGTGTCAAGCCTGTCACTCAGACAAAGATCCTCTGTGGCGACACAGCTGTGGTGACTCACTGTGGTCGAACTGTTTGGTGGAGAAGTTGACAGAAAAATGGCGACCTTGggaggcatgtgtgtgtatattcacagcgtgtgtgtgcgagagacGACAGAAGGGGATGCACTTGCAAAGCTTTTCtccacagcatgtgtgtgtccatgcatgTCTTTTGACCTTCTCATGTCTGCCTTAGTATTTGTGCTGTCTACCTTCCCAGTGTACGCCCACAAAGGCAGCAGACATAATTGGCTTTTTCAGTGCCGTCGGGATGACTCACACTTTGGCACACTGTGAAGCCATGCTGCTATTGACACCAGTCAAGCCTCATTTATTGATGAGTCACTTATCTACAAATACACTTTCATAAACACTGAGCTATACTTGCAGTGAATCTACATCAGGACACGCAACCAACAGTCACAATGTGATTTTTGAAATTTTCAGTTGATGATATGGATTTATGGTGGTTTATGGCGACTATCACAGTTAGAtgctttattattttatatctaATATGCCACAGTGATGAGGAAATTGGCTCCTCAGGGTCATCACAATGTgcataaaaaaacaagatttgtACTTGACATCAAATGTCTCAACACAAGATGCTGTGTTTACAGTCGTGGAATGTAACTTAGTGCATTTACTCAATTAAGAACAAATTCAAATTAGCCTGCttgatttccattttatgcaaaTTTACACTCCTTCACTACACAGGGAAatactgcacttttttttttaaagattattttttgggcattttaggcctttattttgacaggacagctgaagacatgaaaaggccgcaggtcagagtcgaaccctggcccgctgcgtcgaggagtaaacctctctctctctctctctctctctctatatatatatatatatatatatatatatatatatatatatatatatatatatatatatatatatatatatatataccaacaGACCAACAGCTCTACCAAcagagctatccaggcgcccaaTACTGCAGCTGGTGTACCTAATGAATTGGCCAATGAGTGTAATATGTCTGTGTATCAAAgtctgattttgttttttttccactcacTTCACAAACAGTTCTGATAAATCACTATTATCTGTGATGGACCAGAGTCTTCCTGTTTGGCAGTCATGTGTGCAGCTTAAATGCTTCAAGGTGTTAGATATAgtaagctatatatatatttgtgaagCTGAGAGTGTTGCAGAGGAGAGTGCTTGGCACCGCTTCACAGAGAGTGAGGCACCATGTTGGCTGGATCACTGCCATCACCTGCTGTGGGGGTACAGTGGCACCCCCACAAATCTTTCATAGGGGTGACCAGATGGAGCCACTGGAAATCTTGGGGTgacaaaccaaaaccaaaagccATAACTGAATTTCAGGAATTTTATTATGCTGTTGTAGTAAGCTAGTTGAAAACTATGTCAATATGAGATTTAAGGAATCACATACTGATATACTTTGGTTTCTTATTTTACAGTTATTGTTTTAACTGACATACATGAACTAATACCCGTACAGTTAACATTTTGAGTTTCACAAGAATCCTGTTTTAATGCGTTACGTATCATATACACAAATTTGGCGAGTTCTTTCCTTAACCaccctgttgtcctcgggtcaaatgtgacccatttccaaagtttctatatcagaaatcagggtttctttcaaccaaatttcccaaaaataaCTGAATGAAGTTGGCAAGAAGCCtagatgtaacacagaattgggtaataatttatactttatgctttacaaacagacaaaccaacTTTAATTTGCACAATGTCATAAAGAGTGGAGCACTTAAACCTAACGCAGGAGATTGCAGGCAACAGTAAGTTGAAAAAATAACTCAATGGTTCATGCAGCCAAGGCGAAACTGATCACAAGAGCAGAAAGCCAAGGCTCATTCAAAGACTAAACTGAAAACCAGAGGACTTAAAAACTTATAAAAAACTTtataaaaaacttaaaaaactaatttcttCTGTGCAATCAAAATGGAGGAGAGCCCGTGTCGTCCTAATTAACACTGCAACACAAATCAGCATCTGCGTGCCTCAAAACTGCCTGTGGAGAAGGATGATTTTCCACATTTCCAATGCAGTGTGAACTTGGTGTGAAAAGGGCGAAAGACAAAAATAGACCTACTCATAAAGTATTCAGATCTAtgaggcttttttagatgtccGTTGACTCCAGAATTAGGCTTTTTGGGGTTTATTGGGGGTTtttgaatattattattattatataattaccACTTTGATATTGTCTCTAAGTAGCTGTGTCCGCTAAAACCTATGAAATAGCATTACTGTAATTGGCTAATTTTAGATGCCTTAATCTGTCTCATAAGGGGAGCTGCACTGATGGAGCTGATTTAATCACATGCAAGATTATTTAAAGGCATGTGCAGTGAAGTGTGTGAAAGTGGTCCTCCACTCTGTCTGGTTTGAAATGTATGTCACGAGAgttgatatatattttattagatGGACGTGCATCTCACTAACAGCTTACATGGATACATTGGGGGTTGCTGTaaatgaagaagctgtattttATATCTACCCAGGAATGTTGGTAAATACAGCTATTTCTTACCAAAGGCATTCCCCACAATGACTTTCATGTCAGCAGAAGTGATGTTTATTTGGAGCCAAGAGGCAACATTCAAACTATTATTTTCCATGGAGATAAGAAAATAAATGCTTTCTAATAAACTGCCAATAAACAGGGAATTCAGAAAGAACGCAAGATAGTAGATGAACTTTTCATGGCTACATAATGGAACCCAGAAGGAAATCCATGAGTAGAATGATGCTTTTCCTAAGACAAGCTGGGGATAAAGAAAAGCTGAGGGACTAAAGAAAAAGGCTGacacagaagaaaagagagataAAGTCTGTGTAGATTTATttagtgtaaaatgtaaaagtgtaAAGCATGCCGAGTGGGTAAGAATGCAGAGTGGAGAAACAGCTCCAGGTGAAAAGCCAGACTCTGAATAATGTGAACAGATCTTGTGCTAGATGTTTGTGCATATACTGTAACAACTGTAAGTCCACAGGCAGAGTGTTTTCATATATTGACATTATAACGGTTGATTTTTTCATGCACATAATACAACTGTGACAGTGTGTTGCATAATACTAAAATTACCTGCATAGACTTTTTATCAGATGGAgggtatttttttatataaaaaaagaccATGCTTGAGGACAGTGGTTGCGAATTGTTGGATTCTTTTTCCTGTTTAAGACTTAAATAAAGCAAGGAAAACCACTTTATAGTTCAACTGGTCACAACCAGCAGACATATGTATCTACAAACTGTatgcaaaatgttaaaattatgAAATAATCAGAGGTATGTTTAATGCAAGGTATGTTTAATGCAGTGCTTATTGTGTCTGCTtagtgtgtttttaattaaatgcattttgtaACGCGATAACATGATCATATTATCATGATGTGATTCCActgcaaataaaataatattgaaCACATTCAATTAATTGTAACTGCATCCACTTAGCTCTTCTTGTTATCATGGCTTTTATGGATCTAGGATTAATTCCTCTTCCCGTCACAAAATCATTCATATTCACATCATTCTCTTTCCAGCATTCCATAGATGCTGTAAGTGCAGGAGTGAGTCCTATTGGAGACACATACAATTCCAGTTACTGGGACCTGGGTAGTGCCTTCTTCTTTGCTGGAACTGTCATCACAACCATAGGTAAGGTTTTAACCAATTCACtctttaataacaataataataataataataataataataattgtatttgatataacaccttttacagacagagtcacaaagtgcttcacacaaaagacatttgttaaaatacagtaggatccaaacagaaaataaacaagtaaaaacaaatacaataccaATAAAGGTAAACCCCAaattacaaacatgagacaaaagtgAGTTGAAACTAGTGTCTCTTCAGCTGCTTTCTAAAAGCGTCAACCgagactgcagaacgtaagGTAATAGGAAGGGCGCTCCACAGAGTCGGAGCTACCACTTCAAAGGAACGGTCACCTCTAGTTTTCAAACGAGTGTGTGGGACCACCAGTAAtccctggttagaagacctgagagacctgttagtagtgtacggatggagcaggtcagcGATATAAACAGGCGCCTGACCATGCAATGCTTTATATGTAAGAACAAGAACtttaaattggatcctgaacttgatCGGAAGCCAATGTAACAAGGATAAAACAGGAGTGATGTGCAacatcctgctggacctggtcaacagccttgcagcagagttctggaccagttgtagACGGTCCTGGGAAGATTTGTTGAGACAGGTGAAAACggagttgcagtaatcaagccgggatgatataaaaccatgaatgatcatctcaagTTCACATTGCGAAACCACAGCTCTAAGTTTAGCAATGTTTCTCAGTTGAAAGAAACGTGCGGGTTAGTGATTTGATATGTTGGTCAAGAAACATTCTGATCAAATATAACACCAAgattaatataataatgttaTAATAATGCTCTAATACCAGTTAAATCCGCTATTGTTATGAAACACTTTTtacctaattaaaaaaaaaaatgtgttcaatattaaataaataaaaaagacattgttattaaaaacaaaccaacTGGCATTTGCTAATATACTGCTAAACATTGGCTTTCAGTGGATTCATTTACCTCTCTGTCTAGATATATTAATTTTGAAATATCAGGAGTTAGAATACAATAACTAATACCTCCAGCTTCAATTTACATGAGTTACAATTACATAATTACTCAACCCAGACTCTGGtttaaataaaattgtattCAAAATATTCATGATAAAACCTTGATGTGTCTCATTGTCTTCTTCGGTGTATCTTTGTCACTGTAGGGCCATAATGCAATTTTCTCTGAGAAGAACCTAATTATTGTCTCTCTAGAAGCTTATTTACCACAGACCCCTGCAGCAGGAATTAATAAGTATTACATATGGGCTTCAATTGATTATGTTGCATAAGAAAATCTTGATTGTATTATTCTGCTTCCCATCTTACTCTTAACACTCCACCTCCTCTGCCTCCCCCTGACAACGTCTTCTCGGCCATGTATGATCAccatttcttttccttctttcctcttcctcctgttttcattgtttgtgaCAGGTTATGGAAACATAGCTCCAAGCACAGAGGGTGGGAAAATCTTTTGCATCCTTTATGCCATATTTGGCATACCTCTCTTTGGCTTCTTGTTGGCGGGGATTGGAGACCAGCTGGGGACCATCTTTGTGAAAAGCATCTTGAGAGTTGAGAAGATATTCAGGGTGAGTTGCAAGTTTGTTAGTTTTAgttctttttatttcatatttgttcCTTTGGGCCTTTATTGATCATCATtagatatttttaaattgttgtaTTGTTCTCATAGCATCTCTCCTGTTTGGTTTTCtcagcaaaaacacaaacagatcaGCCAGACTAAGATCAGAGTGATGTCCACCATCCTGTTCATCCTGGCTGGCTGCATTGTTTTCGTCACCATCCCTGCTCTCATCTTTAAACGCATTGAGGACTGGACCACACTAGAAGCCATATACTTTGTTGTGATCACACTCACTACAGTGGGAATAGGAGACTATGTGGCAGGTAGATCTATGCGGCGGATGGTTGTTTCTGTCATGATGTAGATTACTATTTTGTCAAACTATCatgatttatttttggtatcCCCCCCCCAGGTGGTAACCGTAACATTGACTATGTGAAGTGGTACAAGCCTTTGGTGTGGTTCTGGATCTTGGTTGGTTTGGCGTACTTTGCGGCTGTCCTCAGCATGATCGGAGACTGGCTCAGAGTACTGTCTAAAAAGACCAAAGAGGAGGTGAGGTTCATTCCGATTGTGATACAACAACCAGTTTGGCATTGTTTCTTAATTAAACATGTACAGGTCAATGATTTGATATGTTGATGGAAATACATAGCATAATCAAATGTAACTCAAATGTAATTTCTGAGATTAGACTATACAGCTGAAGAAAGAGACCCCAAACACCACTTTGGAAGCTGTGTTATCTGAAGCAACGATAAGGACCTCAGTCTTATCTGTATTGACCTGTAAAAGTTGTTTGTGTAATTGTGCAAAACCGCCAACTTGTCAGTATCATCAGGTTTAAAAGAAACATACAACATTGAAATGAGATACCTTTTAAATTGGTTAATAATAAGACCGAGGGGAAGCATATACAATGCAAACAATATAGTACCCAACACAGAACCCTGAGGCACACCGCAGGAAAGTTTCAGACATGTGGGACCATGTGACACAGAAAAACTTTTATCTGAGAGATGGGAGGAGAACCAGTCCAGATACCCAAGAAATAACCAAAACTTTTCCAGCTTTCTCAGAAGATTTGTTATCATTCAAGACCCCATCACTCACACTAAGAAGCTGACTGAGAAATTTgttttcagggcctttagaAAGAATAATGAACCACAATGATAAAGTCTTGCTGCTGCAGATTATACCCCATGTGTTTTCCAAATATTTTCTGGATCCTTTCCTTACTGCAATGTCGTCACAGGTTGGGGAGATTAAAGCTCATGCAGCTGAATGGAAGGCAAATGTTCGAGCAGAGTTCCGTGAAACGCGGCGCCGCCTGAGTGTTGAGATCCATGACAAGCTCCAGCGGGCCGCCACCATCCGCAGCATGGAGCGCCGTCAACTTGGCCTGGAGCAGCGAGCTCACTCCCTGGACATGCTGTCTCCAGAGAAGCGAGCCTTGTTCGCCAGCCTGGATGCCGGTCGCTTCAAGACTTCCTCTCAGGAGAGCATCGACACCAAGCTCAACAACCTGAGGCTGAAGGGGGCCTGTGGGCCGTACGACCATCAGGAGAGTGAGCAAACGCAACAGACGGCGTCTTCCTCGGAGGAGAATCTCTTCAACCTGCGCTTTGGATCCCTCACCAAGCTAGCCAGACGTAACAAGAACCGCGAGCTGCGGAGGAATATTGATGAAGTTGAGCGACGGGCGAGTGTAGGCATAAGCAATGGCAGTGCCATGCTGGGTGAGGAGAGGACGGAAGTAGAAGAAGACGGGGAGCCAGATGAGGAAAacgaagaaagaaaagaaggaaacacCAGTCTGACAAACCTGGCACAGTGCGCAATTGAGCGCAGCAGGTTGAATGGGTTCACACCAGGGGATGCCAAAGACAGAGGGAACGACTAGGCATTGAATGGAAGAGTgcttcagagacagagagagaaacagagtgaaagatacagagacagagagagaacaagagtGCATGATCCTTTGAGATGTCAATAAATGTGCCTTTCTGTTTCCTATGCTTATATTTGAACTGCTCCCAGGAAATGTAGTCATCGTGCCATAGCCATGGGAGGAAAATATGTTGCCAAAAAATTGAAAAGACAGAAGAGGCTGTACTTAAAATACCTCATATCGGATGTTACTGTAGAATGGGCTTCTTAAGAACTTTTATTTCCATAGGAGCTATGTTTCCAGCTTTGTTGGCTTTCAGCCTTGACGACTCTTAAGAGGCACTTTGGCAACAGCGGCCTGTTAATGTTGaatcttattttttaataatgtggGCAGGACATCCAGAGAGCTAGATTCATGTTATCCATCTTCAGAAACATTATCGATCTCAACTTTGTCATCATACTGTGGAGGCTATTTTTAGCTCAGCTACTAAAGGACTACAACGTTAAATGAATGGAGGTTGGTAGGTTGTATTTCTGCTGGATCAATAGACAATATTAGCTGATCTGCCTAGCTGACATGTACAATTATTCCTACATGGTATGTGACTTTGAAAATGCAACCAACAGTAAAACTACTACATACTAAAAGCTCATATCTATTCACCTTGATTGTGCATGGATATTAAAACACAATCATAGCAGTTGATGGACTAACTTTAAAGCTTGAAATGACAGCTGTAataatgtttctttttgttttagttaGATGAAATGTAGTGCTTTCtttcatattttgtgaaaaaaacatgtatttcagTAATGATTGCCACCATTGTGGATCAACACTGAGCTGGAATtcaactgacagacacatttAATCACCTTTGGCCATGGGATTGTCAGCCATGTTGAAAACCTTTTTGTATATGACATTCACTTTTATCACAAATGTCTTTAGACTTCAGTCTTCTTTCTTAAATTacttttgaatgaatgaatgtgatgCTGTTGATTTTGTATTCATCAAGCATGTTGGAATCTGTGTTTACTCCTTTTTATATCAGTCAAGCACTTGAGTTGAATTTTCCATTGAACTGTAAAATATGAACCTAATAtatcatgtttctttttttgtatttcttttctgaAACGGTCAAACATTGTGGCTTCAATCATCTTcacactgaaatgtgttttcctGTAGTTCCTAGAGGTTTACTCACTAAAATGAGCTTTAActttattcacattttacaaACAGGCACTGACACTACTACCCAACGCCTTCTTTACATTTTACAGAATTATTAAATGTATCACTAGCGTGCATTGC
This region of Sander vitreus isolate 19-12246 chromosome 20, sanVit1, whole genome shotgun sequence genomic DNA includes:
- the kcnk10b gene encoding potassium channel subfamily K member 10b — translated: MAKSSLVQASVATMQNPMGCDPRTNGHCPLPRLSISSRSASVVASMDASYDGTVAALHSVMKWKTVVAVFIVVVLYLVCGGLAFRALEQPFESNQKTSITLEKASFLERHPCVTSEELEALIKHSIDAVSAGVSPIGDTYNSSYWDLGSAFFFAGTVITTIGYGNIAPSTEGGKIFCILYAIFGIPLFGFLLAGIGDQLGTIFVKSILRVEKIFRISQTKIRVMSTILFILAGCIVFVTIPALIFKRIEDWTTLEAIYFVVITLTTVGIGDYVAGRSMRRMVVSVSGNRNIDYVKWYKPLVWFWILVGLAYFAAVLSMIGDWLRVLSKKTKEEVGEIKAHAAEWKANVRAEFRETRRRLSVEIHDKLQRAATIRSMERRQLGLEQRAHSLDMLSPEKRALFASLDAGRFKTSSQESIDTKLNNLRLKGACGPYDHQESEQTQQTASSSEENLFNLRFGSLTKLARRNKNRELRRNIDEVERRASVGISNGSAMLGEERTEVEEDGEPDEENEERKEGNTSLTNLAQCAIERSRLNGFTPGDAKDRGND